A window of Hemibagrus wyckioides isolate EC202008001 linkage group LG03, SWU_Hwy_1.0, whole genome shotgun sequence contains these coding sequences:
- the LOC131347161 gene encoding transmembrane protein 121 has translation MAPPPPTNAPHVCLSCVVIVSSMVLMDAYLVEQNHGPRKIGVFIVVSVGDVCFLIALRYVAIWVGTELRTAKRGYAMILWFLYIFVLEIKVYFIYQNYKSDRKSLDALTRKALTLLLSVCIPVLFVILVAVDHMEYVKAFRKKEEIRNRLFWVVVDLLDVLDIQANLWEPQKKGFPLWAEGLMFFYCYILLLVLPCVSLSEISMQGVNISPHKMLLYPILSLITINIVTVFIRGGNMLLYKDGRVSGILMGKNVLAIVMKMCSFVQYRKQLQSTNLNANTPPPPAAPPAAPPAAAFSVELHKNSLTHYRDVSQTPLPASEHT, from the coding sequence ATGGCTCCGCCCCCTCCGACCAATGCTCCACACGTTTGCTTGTCCTGTGTGGTAATCGTGAGCAGCATGGTGCTGATGGATGCGTACCTGGTGGAGCAGAACCATGGGCCACGTAAGATCGGCGTGTTCATCGTGGTGAGCGTAGGTGACGTGTGTTTCCTCATCGCACTGCGCTATGTTGCCATTTGGGTCGGAACCGAGCTCAGGACTGCAAAACGCGGATACGCCATGATCCTCTGGTTCctctacatttttgttttggaGATTAAAGTCTATTTCATCTACCAGAACTACAAATCAGACCGGAAGAGTCTGGACGCTCTGACGCGTAAAGCTTTAACGCTGCTCCTCTCCGTGTGCATTCCTGTATTGTTCGTTATTCTAGTCGCTGTGGATCATATGGAGTACGTCAAGGCATTTAGGAAAAAGGAGGAGATACGGAACCGGCTCTTCTGGGTGGTGGTAGACCTCCTGGACGTTCTGGACATCCAGGCCAACCTGTGGGAGCCGCAGAAGAAAGGCTTCCCACTGTGGGCTGAGGGCCTGATGTTTTTCTACTGCTACATCCTGCTGCTTGTTCTGCCATGTGTTAGCCTGAGCGAGATTAGCATGCAGGGTGTCAACATCAGCCCACACAAAATGTTGCTCTACCCTATCCTGAgcctcatcaccatcaacatcgtCACCGTCTTCATCCGAGGAGGAAACATGCTGCTGTACAAAGACGGTCGTGTCTCGGGGATCCTCATGGGAAAGAATGTCCTGGCCATCGTGATGAAGATGTGCAGCTTTGTTCAGTACAGAAAGCAGTTGCAGAGCACTAACCTCAATGctaacactcctcctcctccagccgctcctcctgctgctcctcctgCAGCAGCCTTCAGTGTTGAGCTTCACAAAAACTCACTGACTCACTATCGAGATGTTTCACAAACACCACTGCCGGCATCTgaacacacatga